Genomic window (Gasterosteus aculeatus chromosome 13, fGasAcu3.hap1.1, whole genome shotgun sequence):
atgtgtcgctgtgtgtgtctctatgtgtgtatttgtttgtgtgtgtaggtgtaccCAGCCAGTGTTCTCCTGTATTTCTTCCAAATCCGTCTCTGTAAGCCGTCCAGTCCCTGAAAAAGTTTACTGATCCGTCTTCCCTCCTCTGAATCACCTGAAGACAATCAATTAAAATATTGACAAATGGAGCAGGGATtctattaattaattcattaatggTGCTGGTGGGGCGTCTACTAATACCTTGTGTGTGATTGGTGGGATGTGATTTGTTTAATGTGATTAGTGGAATGTGATTGGTGGGATGTGATTGGTGGGATGTGATTTGTTTAATGTGATTAGTGGAATGTGATTGGTGGGATGTGATTGGTGGGATGTAATTGGTGGGATGTGACTGGCTGAATGCGATTAGTGGAATGTGATTGTTGGAATGTGATTGGTGGGATGTGATTTGTTTAATTTGATTAGTGGAATGTGATTGGTGGGATGTGACTGGCTGAATGCGATTAGTGGAATGTGATTGTTGGAATATGATTGTTGGAATGTGATTGTTGGAATGTGATTGTTGGAATGTGACTGGTTGAATGTTATTAGTAGAATGTGATTGGTGGGATGTGATTAGTAGAATGTAATTGGTGGAATGTGATTAGTGGAATGTAATTGGTGGAATATGATTGGTGGAATGCGATTGGTGGGATGTGATTGGTGGAATTGAGATGTTAAAACTTTTGACACTCTTTATCtttgtgatttgtgtgtgtctgtatgaaggtgtgttagtttgtgtgttgCACACCGTCCAGCCCCCTCCATCAGTGCTCATGTCGCAGTAAACCATAAAGCCGTCAGGATCATGAGTTGGAAATACAGAATAAACTCCATCCTCAGAACCACCGGAACTCAAGACCTCCGAGCAGTCTCTGGGTCTGAGAGCTGAGAGACAGAAATTTAGAGAGAGTCAGAAATCCgcagatagagagacagagggagagagagagaggtgaagagAGACAAGTACAGAGagacagtcagagagagagaggggtaaaAGGAGATAGATAGAGAGAGGCCACATGTTGACTGGACCCCCAGGACCCGGTTGTGAGGGTAAACCTGATATTGAGGGTGTATTACGTATGTATATTACAATGTTTAATGTGTATACTAATGTGTATCAATGTGGAATAGGGTGATCACCTCGGGGGTTGCTGTCACCCTGCAGGTCTTTGTTGACCCTCCTCAtattctctgtctctctctggagGCTCAGTAGAGAATCACTGAAGCCTGAGACCAGCTTCAACACACCTGACTGACTGTCAGACAGCACCTGTTCACGTATGGAATATCAATAAAgggaacatatatatatttatgcacACAAAttggagagggaaggagattACAGGAGTTacatatttgttattattatttatataatgaCCTGGATGATGCGGCTTTGCTCGCTCTGCAACCCGTCCAGTCGCTGGTCCAGAACACCTTGACCTCTCTTCAGCGAATCAGCTTCCAGCCTTAGGTTGTGGGCGTGGCCTGACAGTACCTTTAACTCCTCGGCCAGCTTGTGGTCAAACCCTGTGTCCTGCCAATCCTCTGCCTTGTGATTAGCCAGCGTCCGCAGCAGAGAGGTCTGCAGCGCCTCCCAGCGCAGGAAGCTCTCGCTGTAGTCAGGACAGTTTGGGTCCAAGAAGATGCTGATTGGCTCTCCTTCTGTGACACGTGACACCGACACCAGGGCACCAGACTCTGTGGGATTGGTTGAGATCACGGGCGAAGCGGAGGAGACTCGGCCCCTGTTATCGTGACAGCAGCGACAGACACGCAGGTCAGAGAGAAATactaacaaaaaaacagacagacaggtgtgttTACCTGGTGAT
Coding sequences:
- the fibcd1a gene encoding fibrinogen C domain-containing protein 1, which codes for MVVSVPIKVHDASKVSIDYRLLETARMIMNDRWTIMNNSSSELGSKQPNKHKRCCCFLLWSVFTLVVTAVIVVTATLIILYLNQYPLPFITRGRVSSASPVISTNPTESGALVSVSRVTEGEPISIFLDPNCPDYSESFLRWEALQTSLLRTLANHKAEDWQDTGFDHKLAEELKVLSGHAHNLRLEADSLKRGQGVLDQRLDGLQSEQSRIIQVLSDSQSGVLKLVSGFSDSLLSLQRETENMRRVNKDLQGDSNPRALRPRDCSEVLSSGGSEDGVYSVFPTHDPDGFMVYCDMSTDGGGWTVIQRREDGSVNFFRDWTAYRDGFGRNTGEHWLGLQRMYSLTRSGGYELRIDMSDFDNTTAFARYGDFSVGRDSVNPEEDGYPLEVDQYSGTAGDSLLKHSGMQFTTKDRDQDQSENNCAAYYQGAWWYRNCHTSNLNGQYLRGGHASYADGVEWSSWTGWQYSLRFTEMKIRPNAKPGS